A genomic region of Pyrus communis chromosome 14, drPyrComm1.1, whole genome shotgun sequence contains the following coding sequences:
- the LOC137714859 gene encoding uncharacterized protein, which produces MFSAARIVLPLSLSVLAIIYECLRSRRISEHPEGVDPEILDWIRKLSPAELNSIRNRDPAFLDVIRNLDSAAFPSEFSGSVDGPLNPPSVPSPAPAVLGGGSSENRTGSNFTLAASSAAQSQASASKRLQKKKSPVKQESISLSTEAAAAQEACEKWRGRGNEAYSNGDLSEAEDCYTQGVNCVSRNETSRSCLRALMLCYSNRAATRLTVGRIRDALGDCMMAAAIDPNFLKVQVRASNCYLALGEVEDASHNFRRCLQLANDVFVDRKIAVEASDGLRKAQKVSECLNLSAQLLLWKTSTNAERALQLIDEALVISSSSEKLLEMKAEALFAVRRYEEVIELCEQTLSSAEKNNLPADTNFTSDSSELSKYFYFRLWRCRMIFKSYFYLGKLEEGLAALDKYEEKMSTSYRNWRKTLQSSEPLVPVVRELLSHKVAGNEAFQAGRHTEVVEHYTTALCCNVESRPFTAVCFCNRAVAYKALGRITDAIADCSLAIALDGNYLKAISGRATLYKMIRDYGEAAKDLRRLVSILAKQEEEKTNLCGASDRSISGTNVLRQARLHLSKIEEKDRKDIPLDMYLILGVEPSVSASEIKKAYRKAALRHHPDKAGQFFSRSGNGCWKEIAEDMHKDADRLFKMIGEAYAVLSDPTKRARYGTEEETRNAQKKRSGSSTSRMPADVQKK; this is translated from the exons ATGTTTTCAGCGGCGCGTATCGTCCTACCGCTGTCATTGTCAGTGCTGGCCATAATTTATGAGTGCCTCAGATCCAGACGGATATCGGAACATCCTGAAGGCGTCGATCCTGAAATCCTTGATTGGATTCGGAAACTCAGCCCCGCCGAGCTCAATAGTATTAGGAATCGCGACCCTGCCTTCCTCGATGTGATTCGGAACTTGGACTCTGCTGCTTTCCCTTCGGAATTTTCTGGAAGCGTCGACGGTCCTCTAAACCCGCCGTCTGTTCCGTCTCCTGCCCCCGCCGTGCTTGGTGGTGGAAGTTCAGAAAATAGAACTGGGTCTAACTTCACCTTGGCTGCCTCTTCCGCTGCTCAAAGTCAAGCATCTGCATCAAAACGcctccagaaaaagaaaagtccGGTAAAGCAAGAATCTATTTCTTTGTCTACTGAAGCAGCCGCGGCTCAGGAGGCATGTGAAAAGTGGCGAGGAAG GGGAAACGAAGCATACTCTAATGGGGATCTGTCTGAAGCTGAGGACTGCTACACACAAGGAGTGAATTGCGTTTCTCGAAATGAGACATCTAGAAGCTGTCTTAGGGCATTGATGCTGTGCTATAGCAACCGTGCAGCAACACGTCTGACTGTTGGAAGAATACGAGATGCACTTGGGGACTGTATGATGGCTGCTGCAATTGATCCCAACTTCCTGAAAGTGCAGGTTAGAGCTTCCAA CTGTTATCTTGCTCTTGGGGAAGTTGAAGATGCTTCACACAATTTTAGGAGGTGCCTGCAATTGGCAAATGATGTCTTTGTGGACCGAAAGATTGCAGTAGAAGCTTCTGATGGCTTACGAAAAGCACAG AAAGTATCTGAATGCCTGAATCTTTCTGCTCAACTTTTGCTATGGAAAACATCTACTAATGCCGAGCGTGCTTTACAACTTATTGATGAAGCTTTGGTAATAAGTTCTAGCTCAGAAAAATTACTTGAAATGAAAGCGGAGGCTCTTTTTGCG GTGCGGAGGTATGAAGAGGTGATTGAGCTGTGTGAGCAGACCCTTAGTTCTGCGGAAAAGAACAACCTTCCAGCAGATACCAATTTTACTTCAGATAGTTCCGAACTATCAAAGTACTTTTACTTCAGACTCTGGCGGTGCCGCATGATTTTTAAATCCTATTTTTATCTTGGAAAACTCGAGGAGGGTCTTGCTGCACTAGATAAATATGAGGAAAAGATGTCTACCTCATATAG GAATTGGAGAAAAACCCTGCAATCATCAGAACCCCTTGTTCCCGTTGTACGTGAACTTCTGTCTCATAAG GTTGCGGGGAATGAAGCATTTCAGGCTGGAAGACATACTGAAGTTGTTGAGCATTATACTACTGCTTTGTGCTGCAATGTTGAATCACGTCCATTTACAGCTGTTTGTTTTTGCAATCGTGCTGTTGCATACAAGGCATTGGGCCGGATTACTGATGCTATTGCTGATTGCAGTCTAGCTATAGCTCTTGATGGAAATTATCTAAAG GCTATTTCTGGACGAGCCACATTATACAAGATGATCAGAGATTATGGAGAAGCCGCTAAAGATCTTCGGAGACTGGTATCTATTCTCGCTAAGCAGGAAGAGGAAAAAACTAATCTGTGTGGAGCATCTGACAGATCCATTAGCGGCACAAATGTCTTGAGACAAGCTCGTCTTCATCTTtctaaaatagaagaaaaagacAGAAAGGACATCCCCTTGGATATGTACCTTATTCT GGGAGTTGAACCATCTGTTTCGGCATCAGAAATCAAGAAGGCGTATCGGAAAGCTGCACTTCGACATCATCCTGACAAG GCTGGTCAATTCTTTTCAAGGAGCGGTAATGGTTGTTGGAAGGAGATAGCAGAAGACATGCACAAGGATGCTGACAGgctttttaaaatgattggGGAGGCATATGCAGTACTTTCAGACCCAACCAAG CGTGCAAGGTATGGCACCGAGGAGGAGACGAGGAATGCACAAAAGAAACGCAGTGGAAGCAGCACATCTAGAATGCCAGCAGATGTTCAAAAGAAGTAG